A window from Bufo bufo chromosome 1, aBufBuf1.1, whole genome shotgun sequence encodes these proteins:
- the LOC120986969 gene encoding gastrotropin-like, whose protein sequence is MSFTGKYEVESQENFEAFMKLIGVPDDKIEKGKNVKYTTEVVQNGNEFTWSQIYPGHTTTNKFVAGQESELQTLSGKQFKTNVKFEGGKILVDFPNYHHTSEIVDGKLVETSVAGGITFKRISKKLA, encoded by the exons ATGTCCTTCACTGGAAAATATGAAGTTGAATCCCAGGAGAACTTTGAAGCATTCATGAAACTTATTG gtgttccAGATGATAAAATTGAAAAGGGAAAGAATGTTAAATATACCACAGAAGTAGTCCAGAATGGAAATGAGTTCACCTGGTCTCAAATCTATCCAGGACATACAACTACCAATAAGTTTGTTGCTGGACAAGAATCGGAATTGCAGACCTTGAGTGGCAAGCAGTTTAAG ACAAATGTAAAATTTGAAGGTGGTAAGATACTTGTGGATTTCCCGAATTACCATCATACTTCAGAGATTGTTGATGGGAAACTTGTTGAG ACCTCTGTAGCTGGAGGAATCACTTTCAAGAGGATCAGTAAGAAACTGGCATAA